agtactccggcagggcttcgccaagatctatggagaaggaggaggtgttggagagggaggcaccaatggCGTAGGGGAGAGGCCCtctcttccccccactatatatagggggcctagggggggcgccggccctaggagatgcaatctcctaggggcggcggccaaggggtggggggcttgccccccaagcaagggggcaccccctttagggtttcccccaccctaggcgcatgggccctaggggaagtggcaCCCCAGcgcactttgggctggatcccttcccacttcagcccatggggccctccgggataggtggccccacccggtggacccccgggacccttccagtggtcccggtacaataccggtgaccctgaaacttgtcccgatggccgaaatagcacttcccatatataattctttacctccggaccattccggcactcctcgtgacgtctgggatctcatccgagactccgaacaatattcgggttactgcatatacatatccctacaaccctagcgtcaccgaaccttaagtgtgtagaccctacgggttcgggagacatgtagacatgaccgagatcgctgtccggtcaataaccaacagcgggatctggatacccatattggctcccacatgctgctcgatgatctcatcggatgaaccacgatgtcgaggattcaagcaaccctgtatacaattccctttgtcaatcggtatgttacttgtccgagattcgatcgtcggtatcccaatacctcgttcaatctcgttaccggcaagtcactttactcgtaccgtaatgcatgatcccgtgaccagacacttggtcactttgagctcataacgatgatgcattaccgagtgggcccagtgatacctctccgtcatacggagtgacaaatcccagtcttgatccgtgttaacccaacagacactttcggagatacccgtagtatacctttatagtcacccagttacgttgtgacgtttggtatacccaaagcactcctacagtatccgggagttacacgatctcatggtctaaggaaaagatacttgacattggaaaactctagcaaacgaactatacgatcttgtgctatgtttaggattgggtcttgtccatcacatcattctcctaatgatgtgatcttgttatcaacgacatccaatgtccatagtcaggaaaccatgactatctgttgatcaacgagctagtcaactagaggcttactagggacatgttggtgtctatttattcacacatgtattacgatttctggataacacaattatagcatgaataaaagacaattatcatgaacaaggaaatataataataatgcttttattattgcctctagggcatattccaacaAACGGTACGATGTGGAAAGGGTATTCTaagtgcttcaaagtcagcttgttTCATGTAACTCCAACAATGTCAAAACTAGCACTTTGCcagctgatgacatgttgtgtAATCTTGAACACCATGATTGTGGAGAATGCAGGCGAAGGCAACCCTATGCATGATTTAGAGAACCCCAAGTTCATGCAAATATGTGAATTTATGCAGATTTTATGTTTCAACTATGATTTATTGTATGAATACATTTTATGCTTGAACCACATTTTTATGTGCGATTTCCCTCCTTCTGTAAGGAATATCGTAACCTTTAATTATATGTGGGATATATCAATTGTTTCACACATCCAAGAATACACATGAACAGAGAGTAAGCTGAACCAACCAGCGGAGCGTATCAGATTCATAGATTTGCACATACACATGGTCTATGCTAGAGCAAAACAGGGCACTAATGCATCAATGAATCCACCATTATAATAATCCAAATAACGCAAGGCTTAGCAGCCAGGGAAGTAATTTGACGAAAATTAAGGCAACACTTCAGCTGCAAGTTTACTGAACTACATCATGACAGAAAGTTTGGCAACAATCATATAAGCTCATGATGTTCGAGGTAAAAATCATATCAGATGGTAGAAATTGCAAAAGAATATATATGTGAGTATGTTTCTTACATATTGAAACCAAGAGTTAAAAACGTTGAAatgaatacacacacacacacacgcacacacacacgtcGTGTATAAGTGTGGAGCATAACACATTGAAAAGCTAATGACTTCAATTGCATTTTCTCTCAACAATGTTAGCATTATGTGGGTATCTCCTAAATTTCACAGCCTTATTTTTGCATGCACTACGGTTAAAAGTTTATGCATGCGTTGTGTGGATAATTTGGAAGGAGGACTATGTGGAAAATTTGGAATTTTCACAAATGGATTTAACTTTGAAGGCAAGGAACCATCTATTACTCACGTTCCAAggtgtgaagtgggagagaggggaTGTGGTGATTAAGGTTTTGATGACTAATGCTATATAAGGAGGCCCCACAACTTCTCCCATCGCCTAAtacataagagcatctacaactatACCCCTCAGAATCCCGCCTCCCTAATACGTCCTGGCAGACGACCTATTCACTGTCGGTGACAAAATTGCCGCCCAACCGGACACCTTAAACCGTCAACATAAGTTTGGGCTGTCCGGCACCCCTCCAACCCATATCTGTGGCGGATTGGATACAGGGACGCTCGGGCGTGTCCGCCACGTTGTACTCACAGGAGGGATCTATCTCAAATCTCTTCAGGTCACCCCTAACCTAGCCCAACTTGCCCTATTCCTCTCTTATTTTCTGCCTCGTCCACACAACCGCTACCATAGCTCCGCCGCCACCCTAGCTCCGTCGTCAGCCCCAACCGACAACACCGTCATCCATGTCGCCACTGGACGCTGCCCTGATACGTCCAACTCCTCCCGGCATACACCTCGCACTCTATGTGGTCGATGAAATGTctgagtaatttttttattttgctCATTTGTAGGCAAACAATGGATTCGTCTGATGAGTATTGGAACAAGGACCTTGTATAATTTATATATAAAGGGTTCATTGATTTGTCAGATTCGAACGACAAAAATGTTGGAATGATGATGAGCATCCATAATGAATTGGAGAAGCAATAGGAGAATGTCCTGAACTTCAAGGGTTCGATAAACGGCAGGATAGTTGTTCCTTGAGATAGGATTACTGGTGCAAAGCTTCTCTACAAGGACAACTTCACACCGGATCTAACATACCATGATGAAGGTTTTTTTTGGCGTCGCTACCGGATGAGCAGAGTTTGTTCATACGCGTAGTGAATGTCGTGGAGGAGGTTGATGACTACTTCAAGCTGAAGAAAGATTGTTGTGAACAACTTTTCTTCTCTCATCTGCAAAATTGCACAACTGCTCTCAGGATGCTCGATTATGATAAAGCCGCAAATGCCATCGATGTTGAAATCCAGATGGGAGAGACAACATGCATGCATCATGGTGAAAGTGTTTGTACCAAAGAGCATCAAGTGGATCCCGGTATGCTTTGTCAAGGGCGTCTGCTACAAATAAGTCGGATGATTTCTCTAAGAAATCATCTGCCTATTCAGCCGTTGGATCAGGGTGTTGGCTGTCGTTGGATCACAATAGGTAGCAGCGAGCACATCAGCTTCAACCCAACGCCACTGCAGCCTCGCGCGAAGCTCCAATGAAGCACCGATGGCGTCCGATGAGTTCCAACGCGGCACCAACGCTCCGGTGAAGTTCCATTGCAACTCTGGTTGTGCTCCATTGCAGCCTCGGCGGAGCTCCAACGCAGCACCGACGCTCCGACAAAGCTCCACTACAACTCCGGCCGAGCTTCATTGCAGCCCTGGCAAAGCTCCGACGGCTCTGACAGAGCTCCATTGCAACTCCAGTCGAGCTTCATTGCAGCCCTGGCAAAGCTCCGACGGCTCCGACAACACTCCATTGCAACTCCAACCGAGCTCCATTGCAGCTGCGGCGGAGCTCCaacgcagcgccgccgcctccggcgaaGCTCCCTTTTCCGTGTTGCTCTGCAGCAAGCGTCGCCGCAACGACCGGCCGGCTTGCCGCCGATAGGCTCCTCTGCAACAGCAGCGAGGTCACGCTGATTTGAAGAAGAAAAACGTGACGCTCCTCGTGAAAAGCACCGATGGGCATCTCTTCCTTTGCAAAACAGGTCGCCATGGAGTTTCCTGCAGCAATTAGCGCCGGCGAGGAGTGGTGGCCGGCCGGGCAACAGCCCAGGGAGGAGAGGGCgctggggagagagagaggaaaggggTGGGGGGAGAGAGCGCGCTAGTGCGGAGGGGATTAGCGAGAGACGACGAGATGGGAACAATCGAGAAGATAAGGCTTCATCGGTCCCGCAAGGGACACGTGGCAAGAGAGGGAAGGGACTTAAGCGGCGAGAAAATCATCCGCCTGATTTTAAGCGTTTTCCTTTGTCAAGTCGATTGCGTGCATTCATAATGAAAGAATTGATCGAAAGGTTTACGCAAGTAGTATTAAGGTCACACCAAAAAGAACATTGTCATACCTAAAGTAGTGGCATTGAAGAACTTGTGAATTTTACATGTTTTTTTTGGCATGTTTGGCTCTAACGATGATATCAATGTACTTTATTCAAGAGACTTTGTGATGGTAGCACAAGTATAAAATATGATACTACCTTATTAATAGCATCTTATTCTCGGTGGATGATATTTATGAAGACTATATCCAGCCACAAGGTAACAAACAATGTCTCTCTTCACAAATAAGACGGTACGATGTGAAAAGGGTATTCTaagtgcttcaaagtcagcttgttTCGTGTAACTTCAATAATGTGAAAACTAACACTTTGCcagctgatgacatgttgtgtAATCTTGAACACCATGATTGTGGAGAATGGAGGCAAAGGCAACCCTATGCATGATTTAGAGAACCCCAAGTTCATGCCAATATGTGAATTTATGCAACTTTTATGTTTCAACTATGATTTTGCTGCGTATGAATACATTTTATGCTTGAACCACGTTTTTATGTGCAATTTCCCTCCTTCTGTAAGGAATATCGTAACCTTTAATTATATGTGGGATATACCAACTGTTTCACACATCCAACAATACACATGAACAGAGAGTAAGCTGAACCAACCAGCGGAGCGTATCAGATTCATAGATTTGCACATACACATGGTCTACGCTAGAGTAAAACAGGGCACCAATgcatcaatgaacccactattataATAATCCAAATAACGCAAGGCTTAGCAGCCAGGGAAGTAATTTGACGAAAATTAAGGCAGCACTTCAGCTGCAAGTTTACTGAACTGCATCACGACAGAAAGTCTGGCAACAATCATATAAGTTCATGATGTTCGAGGTAAAAATCTATCATCACACCATAAAAGAGAGTTCTACTTCAGGTTTATCCGATAACATGGAAACTCTAACATCCTCTCCTGCATTAAAGAAGCTGATGACTTCCGCACCATCTGAATCACTCGTGGAGGGTGCCCAGAATGTCATCGTCTCTGTAGAGGAGGTACCTGAAAAGTTTCAGGTGCATTAGAAAAGGCAGAAAAAACTGATAATATAGGAGGTAGGAGCAATGGTATCTGTCTTCTCATAAAGTTTGGAAAACCATGCCACCAGAATGACCGATGGGTAAAAATAGAACATTGTCACCCAAACGAGCATGTGAAAAGTGGCGTATTAGTAGAAAGAGCTATTACCATCTTTAGCAATAGCAGGAGTTTCAAATCACACAGTTAGATATTAGCACTTCCCAAGTAACACATCTGCCATCCAACTACGTAATATAATTATCCAAGTTAAGGCAAAATGGCTTGACGTAGCAACACAGACCGTGTGAAAGATTTTAGTACCAACTACCTAGTGGCTGTGGCAGCATTTGAATGAAGCATGTCAGGTTGTACAGTTACTGATATACTGCAATTCGCAGTTCAAAAATCGCTCACATGTTACAACTTGTGTCCCAATAGAATTCATTATCCTAAGTTGATGGATGGAATAATCAAATAATGAAAAGGTATGGAAACAATTGTTTCTACAAGTGACAGAAATGTGCAGTATACTTCAGAATTAGGATTTTGCACATTGATTTGTATCACACGCATCAAGAAAAACATAAAAACAACACCAACAGAAGTAATACGATTGTGAAATGAGTAACATACTCTTTCTCAGGAGCAAGCTTGACTTCAAGACCACCATACTCAGGCAGGAGCACATGGTCACCTTCCTTGAGAGCAACAGGGATCAGCTTCCCTTCCTTGTCACGGCTGCCAGGGCCAACAGCTATGACCTTACCAGAGTTCAGCTGGATTCACAGAACATTCTCAAGTCATGAACTGATTTGACAGTCAAATCATCAAAGACAACCCTGAACTAATGACGGAACCTTTTCTCAAAGATAATGTGGAATCAGTCGAGGGCACTACTAATAAGAGTAATCAGTCAAGAACCACACAATTATGTGCACAAATAATAGGACTGATCAGTCAGGAACCAGTCAGTTAACTCCAATACTAATAGGAGTGATTTGACATGAACTGACCAGTTTAAGTGGACTGATAGGACTAGGAGACAGAACTACAGCAAAACTAGCAAATCTAGTAGCATGACAAATGTGAAAATGCAATATTGGTGGTAAAAATAAATTCTGTGGAAGCAGAACTGATGGCATCTAAACCAATCAAACTACAGTTGCTTAAACCAGATAATTCTAGCTAACAACCTGCAATACACAATGCGAATCTGAATGAGCAAGTCTAGCCACACCCCCATCTGAACGAGTTCCACAAGAAAACAATTTGCAAAGCACACAACTACGCATCTCTCTACCGAACAAGTAACGACATCAGAATCATAGGCAATCTCCACAGGAACAGACAGCCCACATGTTCACAACTACCCCGTATGAACTATTGATGAACCCTGTTCTCAAAGCTAATGACATAATGTGACATCATTAACGTGCACCTGATAGCACTATGGGACAGAACTATTGTACAACTACAGCTAGCAGTCTAGCAGCACGCCAAATTCGAAAAGTGGAACATTGGTAAAAACCGATTCTTTGTGCAATCGCGCAGATGGATGTCAACTTGACCAATCGAATCCCAATTTCTTAAATTAGACCATTCTACTAGCTTAGAATCTACCAACAAGAAGCAAATCTGAACCCCCAACTGAACGAATAACACAATAAGAACAACTTGCAACCTAAACGACCACCGCCCGCCCAAGATCTAAGCAGCCCCCGCACGGGATCCACGCATATGAGCAAGAAGCAACATCTaccagcagcggcggcagcaccaaaGGGGGAGGCGAGAACGGCGGGTCGTACCTGCTTGGAGGTCTCCGGGAGGAGGATGCCGCCGGCGCTCTTCTTGGGCTGCACCACCTTCTCCACCAGCACCCGGTTGAAGGACGGGATCAGACGCCgaatcgccgccatcgccgccgccgacgagatcaGACGCCGCcgctcttctccttctccttcttgggaaacaagcaagaaAAGAGAACGAGACGCTTCCACACTCTTCGCTTTTCGCCTCCCGGGGATGGTGGGGTTTAGGGTTTTATGAGGGGCGGCGCGGTCGCGGGCGCGGTGGAATGACCGTCCTGCCCCTGCCAGCCCTAGAATGTTCCCGCCCGTGGGCCGGACCCAGCTGCTTGGTGCCTACTCCGGCCCAGTTAAGGCCCGTTACCGTAGGCTCGAGCCCACAAGGCGACCGAGGGTCCAATCCAACGCGCCGCCGCGAACTCCACTTCCAATTTCTGCTAACCTGCTGCtgcggtcgccggcggcgaggaggaggaggaaggggctgAGAGATGGCGGGCGCCGGCGGCACGagggagcgggaggaggaagaggaggacgactTCGTCTGCCTGGATCCCTCCTTCTTCATGAACCGCAAGTAGGGGTTTGCTCTCTGTCCATCCTCTCGGTTGCAGCCTTTCCCGGTGAGCTGGGTCGAAAGCTTTTGTGCTAATTTCGTTGCTGGATTTGGGCAGCTACGAGATGAAGACCTTCACCTACGGCTCCCAGGAGCTCCAGCTCCTCTGCCTCAGCTCCGCCTGCAGTTAGTGCCCCTGCCCTTAGCTTCTTCCTTGCCAATGTTGCAAATTACTCATCGCTAGCTAAGCGGGGCAGTTCGATAAGCCTGTTGGGATGGTGAATTGGCAACGTGTGGGTCTTGCTACTAGCTCGTTCTGTGTAAAATCTACTAGGAGCAGGGACAAGCGTGGAGGTTTCTTAGTTCAGAGCAGAAGAGGGGATggttggttcttggttgaacttgaACATTTTGTGCTACTCAAGTTAGTTACATGTAGTAGCCCTAAATAATGCTACGTGTTATGTTCAAGTTCAACCCAACTTGAGTAGCCCTAACCTTGACCGTCGAGTACCAATATTTTTGTGTCGACAATAATAGGCTGTTCAATCCAGCACTCACGTAGTAGCCCTAAATAATGCTCAGTGTTATGTTCTATTACATGTTGTTTCATTTTGGTCAGTGAATTGCTGCACGTATGCTTCAGGCACTGGCAGTCTGTTCTATACTTGTTTACTCGATGAGGTGCTGATCACAATTTTAGTGTTCGCCGCCTCGACACATTCCCCGGCATCGTCCCAATAACAGCCGTAC
The window above is part of the Triticum aestivum cultivar Chinese Spring chromosome 2A, IWGSC CS RefSeq v2.1, whole genome shotgun sequence genome. Proteins encoded here:
- the LOC123187777 gene encoding 10 kDa chaperonin, mitochondrial, translated to MAAIRRLIPSFNRVLVEKVVQPKKSAGGILLPETSKQLNSGKVIAVGPGSRDKEGKLIPVALKEGDHVLLPEYGGLEVKLAPEKEYLLYRDDDILGTLHE